Proteins from a single region of Lysinibacillus sp. JNUCC-52:
- a CDS encoding histidine--tRNA ligase, translated as MKKMDYQNVRGTQDYLPEQECIRRKIRRTLEDTFIAYGCKPLETPILNYTSLMASKYAGGTEILQEMYVLSDRGERELALRYDLTIPFAKVIAMNPTLPMPFKRYEIGKVFRDGPIKAGRFREFTQCDVDIVGVDSQAAEAELMIMALDTFEKLEQNVVIQYNNRKLLVGLLSIFGVNADAQSRVILILDKIEKVGNAAVLTELKELGLDALVLKNIEDFLLDNSKTTLAYFAQYKEPSIQEGLAEMLELERYLNMLGISQSCLFNPLLARGLEIYTGTIYEIFVSDGLMTSSIGSGGRYDNAIGGLLGGTERFATVGISFGLDVIFTAMMLGERKKQETFVDIYIIPINTVAESLVLARELRKAYRVEVELNGKKVRKAMDKANRDNTPFVIVLGEEEVKQNQYVIKNMDTGETSIEKFVFNSYI; from the coding sequence ATGAAGAAAATGGATTATCAAAATGTTAGAGGAACACAAGATTATTTACCTGAGCAAGAGTGTATTCGTCGTAAAATTCGCCGTACATTAGAAGATACGTTTATTGCATACGGATGTAAACCACTCGAAACACCTATTTTAAACTATACAAGTTTAATGGCATCTAAATATGCGGGGGGTACTGAAATTTTACAAGAGATGTATGTGCTATCAGATCGTGGAGAGCGTGAACTGGCACTACGCTATGATTTAACGATTCCATTTGCAAAAGTAATAGCGATGAATCCTACATTACCGATGCCATTTAAACGTTATGAAATAGGCAAAGTGTTTCGAGACGGCCCAATTAAGGCGGGAAGATTTCGTGAGTTTACACAATGTGACGTAGATATTGTAGGGGTTGATTCACAAGCAGCAGAGGCAGAATTGATGATAATGGCTTTAGATACTTTTGAAAAGTTGGAACAAAATGTTGTGATTCAATATAACAACCGCAAGTTATTAGTAGGCTTACTTAGTATTTTCGGTGTAAATGCCGATGCCCAAAGTCGAGTGATTTTAATACTAGATAAAATTGAAAAAGTCGGGAATGCTGCTGTTCTAACGGAGTTAAAGGAATTAGGCTTAGACGCATTGGTACTAAAAAATATCGAAGATTTTTTATTGGATAATAGCAAAACTACACTTGCTTATTTTGCTCAATATAAGGAACCCTCCATTCAAGAAGGTTTAGCAGAAATGCTAGAACTAGAACGATACTTAAATATGCTGGGCATTTCGCAAAGTTGTTTATTTAATCCCTTACTAGCGCGCGGGCTAGAAATTTATACAGGTACGATTTATGAAATTTTCGTAAGCGATGGCCTTATGACATCGAGTATTGGAAGTGGAGGACGCTATGACAATGCAATTGGTGGCTTGTTGGGAGGAACAGAAAGGTTTGCCACTGTAGGAATTTCATTTGGGTTGGACGTTATATTTACTGCCATGATGTTGGGCGAACGAAAGAAACAGGAAACATTCGTTGATATTTATATTATTCCAATAAATACAGTAGCGGAGTCTCTTGTATTAGCAAGGGAATTGCGGAAAGCGTATCGTGTGGAAGTAGAGCTTAATGGAAAAAAAGTAAGAAAAGCAATGGATAAAGCGAATCGAGATAACACTCCATTCGTCATTGTGTTAGGAGAGGAAGAAGTGAAGCAAAATCAATATGTTATAAAGAACATGGATACTGGAGAGACCTCTATTGAAAAATTTGTTTTCAATTCATACATTTAA
- a CDS encoding GNAT family N-acetyltransferase, whose product MMEIRILNKSDAQLYQEVRLSALQINPEAFGSTYEREVNFSLDTVAERLETTNDKFVLGAFNENNLLVGIVTFMRESNMKTSHKGNVFGMYVAPEGRGQGVGKLLMRKLIERAKSCEGLEQIKLTVVSDNISAKKLYMSLGFKVYGVERNALKFNGLYCDEDLMVLHM is encoded by the coding sequence ATGATGGAAATTCGTATTTTAAATAAATCAGATGCTCAGTTGTATCAAGAGGTGCGATTAAGTGCATTACAAATTAATCCAGAGGCATTTGGTTCAACCTATGAGCGTGAAGTAAACTTTTCATTGGATACCGTCGCAGAGCGATTAGAAACAACGAACGATAAATTTGTTCTTGGTGCTTTTAATGAAAACAATTTGTTAGTTGGAATCGTTACTTTTATGCGCGAAAGCAATATGAAAACAAGTCATAAAGGAAATGTTTTCGGCATGTATGTAGCACCAGAAGGTAGAGGGCAGGGAGTAGGGAAATTACTTATGCGTAAGCTTATAGAGAGGGCAAAAAGTTGTGAAGGGTTGGAGCAAATTAAGTTAACGGTTGTCTCTGACAATATATCAGCTAAAAAATTATATATGTCTTTAGGCTTTAAAGTGTACGGAGTAGAACGGAATGCCCTTAAATTTAATGGACTGTATTGTGACGAGGATTTGATGGTTTTACATATGTAG
- a CDS encoding ABC transporter substrate-binding protein, giving the protein MVMFLVLSLALLLAGCGNKDSEEASNADDNKTTQEESNTDNSSTKNSSREVSHSLGATTIEGTPTKIVTLYQGATDVAVALGIKPVGVVESWADTPIYEYLQKDLEGVPLLGEETQPNLEEIAKLKPDLIVASKNRHEEIYEQLSQIAPTVVHQDVFDFKGTVNLIGEATGNEDKAKELLGKWENRVTDFQTKIKAKLGDKWPISASVVNFRADHARVYPAGYAGEILTELGFKGPKNITESPLPIVLRFTDKESIPQMDADVIYMFYIEDEATKKTMEEWTSHPLWKELDAVKNDQVFRVEEVYWNFAGGILSAHIMLDDIYDRFELEK; this is encoded by the coding sequence ATGGTAATGTTTTTAGTTTTGTCATTGGCTTTATTGTTAGCTGGATGTGGAAATAAGGACTCTGAGGAAGCATCTAATGCAGATGACAATAAAACAACTCAAGAAGAAAGTAATACTGACAACAGTAGTACTAAAAATAGCAGTCGAGAAGTCTCTCATTCACTAGGAGCGACAACAATAGAAGGTACACCAACGAAAATTGTAACCCTTTATCAAGGGGCAACAGATGTAGCAGTGGCATTGGGGATAAAGCCGGTAGGTGTTGTAGAATCTTGGGCAGATACGCCAATATATGAATATTTACAAAAGGACTTAGAAGGGGTACCGCTTTTAGGAGAGGAAACACAGCCTAACTTAGAAGAGATTGCTAAGCTTAAGCCTGATTTAATCGTAGCTTCTAAAAATAGACATGAGGAAATATATGAACAATTATCACAAATCGCACCGACCGTTGTGCACCAAGATGTATTTGATTTTAAAGGTACAGTAAATTTAATCGGGGAAGCGACTGGTAATGAAGATAAAGCAAAAGAATTGCTTGGGAAATGGGAAAATCGAGTAACTGATTTCCAAACGAAAATTAAAGCTAAGTTAGGTGACAAATGGCCAATTAGTGCTTCAGTTGTAAATTTTAGGGCTGATCATGCACGTGTATACCCAGCAGGTTATGCTGGTGAAATTTTGACTGAGCTTGGCTTTAAAGGGCCGAAAAATATTACAGAAAGTCCATTGCCTATCGTCCTAAGGTTTACGGATAAAGAAAGTATTCCGCAAATGGATGCGGATGTTATCTATATGTTCTATATCGAAGATGAAGCTACGAAAAAGACAATGGAAGAATGGACAAGCCATCCATTATGGAAGGAGCTTGATGCTGTTAAAAACGATCAAGTATTTCGAGTTGAAGAAGTGTACTGGAATTTTGCGGGTGGTATTTTAAGTGCACATATTATGTTGGATGATATTTATGACAGATTTGAGCTAGAAAAATAA
- a CDS encoding FecCD family ABC transporter permease, protein MQNLLTSTSMKRSVLIICCVLLIVAFMLSVALGQTSIPFQLVYDAFFNYDASNAEHVIIRTSRFTRAVVATVVGASLAIAGALMRALTRNPLAAPDILGVNAGALFFIVCAITFFSMDSLIHYMWVAFLGAGIAGVLVFFLGSLGRDGLTPIKIVLAGAAISALFVSFTQGLLVIDEQGIQSVLFWLAGSVSGRDINMLLPVLPFIVLGGSFAFFMGRSINILQSGDDIAKGLGQRTILTKVVMGIIVILLAGGSVAVAGSIGFIGLIVPHMAMGLVGTDYRWIIPFSAVIGSTLLLLADIAARFVIMPLEMPIGVMTAFIGAPFFIYIARRGLARNA, encoded by the coding sequence ATGCAAAATTTGCTTACCAGTACCTCAATGAAAAGAAGTGTTTTAATTATTTGTTGTGTGTTGCTGATTGTAGCATTTATGTTAAGTGTAGCTCTTGGTCAAACGTCTATTCCATTTCAGTTAGTGTACGATGCCTTTTTCAATTATGATGCATCGAATGCAGAGCATGTTATTATTCGAACATCGCGTTTCACAAGAGCTGTTGTTGCTACTGTAGTTGGAGCTAGTCTTGCTATAGCGGGGGCTCTAATGCGGGCTTTGACGAGAAATCCTTTAGCCGCTCCAGATATTTTAGGCGTTAACGCAGGTGCATTATTTTTTATAGTATGTGCCATTACCTTTTTTTCTATGGATTCGCTTATTCATTATATGTGGGTTGCCTTTTTAGGAGCTGGTATTGCTGGGGTTCTTGTGTTTTTTCTAGGTTCATTAGGAAGAGATGGCTTAACTCCAATAAAGATAGTACTAGCAGGCGCTGCCATTTCGGCATTGTTTGTATCTTTTACACAAGGGTTATTAGTCATCGATGAGCAAGGCATACAAAGCGTGCTTTTCTGGCTAGCAGGTTCTGTCTCAGGAAGAGATATCAATATGTTGTTGCCTGTACTACCGTTCATTGTACTAGGTGGTAGCTTTGCATTCTTTATGGGTAGGTCCATCAATATTTTGCAATCAGGGGATGATATTGCAAAAGGCTTAGGGCAACGCACCATTTTAACGAAAGTCGTTATGGGTATTATTGTTATCTTACTTGCTGGCGGCTCTGTCGCAGTTGCTGGGTCAATCGGGTTTATTGGCTTAATTGTCCCGCATATGGCAATGGGTTTAGTGGGCACAGACTACAGATGGATTATACCGTTTAGCGCAGTAATTGGTTCAACATTACTATTGTTAGCAGATATTGCGGCTCGCTTTGTGATTATGCCGTTAGAAATGCCAATTGGTGTTATGACAGCCTTTATTGGTGCACCCTTCTTCATTTATATAGCACGAAGGGGGTTAGCGCGAAATGCATAA
- a CDS encoding FecCD family ABC transporter permease encodes MHKYITVRTKSDKVSFQLSKKVAMMIILLCIVLCAMMMLALSVGSDFISPVTVLKELLGYGTGEYFFTIQTLRLPRVLLASLVGMALAVSGLILQGIIRNPLAAPDIIGVTSGASVGALIFLAYATVSIHYLPLAAIIGAGAVSSIIYLLSWRKGVTPIRIVLIGIGISALMKGIVTMLIVMGEEVRTSRAYIWLTGSLYGANMQDVYLLLPWVIILILITFVMARVINVKELGDDIALGVGVRVQVYRLMFLLISVMLAGSAVAFVGGIAFVGLVAPHISRMLVGRSFAALIPISAIVGSIIVIFADIIGRTAFLPKDLPAGVFTAAIGAPFFIYLLFRTRNHSV; translated from the coding sequence ATGCATAAATATATAACGGTTCGTACAAAATCGGATAAAGTATCGTTTCAACTATCTAAGAAAGTCGCGATGATGATCATTCTCCTTTGTATTGTGCTATGTGCCATGATGATGCTTGCTCTTTCAGTAGGTAGCGATTTTATATCTCCAGTGACTGTATTAAAAGAATTGTTGGGCTATGGTACGGGTGAATATTTTTTTACAATACAAACATTACGTCTGCCTAGAGTTTTACTTGCATCGTTAGTCGGCATGGCGCTTGCTGTATCAGGATTAATATTACAGGGCATTATTAGAAATCCTTTAGCTGCGCCGGATATTATTGGTGTAACAAGCGGTGCATCAGTAGGTGCGCTAATATTTCTTGCATATGCAACGGTAAGTATTCATTATTTACCATTAGCAGCCATTATAGGGGCAGGAGCAGTATCGTCGATTATTTATCTTTTGTCTTGGAGAAAAGGTGTGACACCCATTCGCATAGTGTTAATTGGTATCGGTATCTCTGCACTTATGAAAGGGATAGTGACAATGCTCATCGTGATGGGAGAGGAAGTTCGTACATCAAGAGCTTATATATGGCTTACAGGTAGCTTGTACGGCGCGAATATGCAGGATGTTTATTTATTGCTCCCGTGGGTCATCATTTTGATTTTAATAACGTTTGTAATGGCAAGAGTTATTAATGTAAAAGAATTAGGTGATGATATTGCATTAGGTGTAGGTGTGAGAGTACAAGTATACCGTTTAATGTTCCTGTTAATTAGTGTTATGCTAGCCGGCTCAGCAGTAGCTTTTGTAGGTGGTATTGCCTTTGTGGGATTAGTAGCACCCCATATTAGTAGAATGCTGGTGGGACGTTCATTTGCAGCACTCATCCCGATTTCGGCAATTGTCGGAAGTATTATAGTTATTTTTGCAGACATTATTGGTCGGACGGCGTTTCTACCAAAAGATTTACCAGCAGGTGTGTTTACCGCAGCAATTGGGGCTCCGTTTTTTATTTATTTACTGTTCCGTACAAGAAATCACAGTGTATAG
- a CDS encoding ABC transporter ATP-binding protein, whose translation MNHILEANALTVTYGSANILEDLHLQVPEGKITVLVGANGSGKSTLLRTFARLIKPKNGHVLLDGKKIRDLSTKSVAKQLAILPQGPIAPEGLTVLQLIKQGRYPHQSWIKQWSTEDEQIVNQALEATQMTPFANSPVNALSGGQRQRAWIAMTLAQKTDLILLDEPTTYLDMAHQVEILDLLFDLNSRENCTVVMVLHDLNLACRYAHHIVAVRDKKVYAQGMPADIITNNLVKDVFGMDCTIMNDPLFGTPLCVPHGKGMCCLRD comes from the coding sequence TTGAATCATATATTAGAGGCAAATGCTTTAACAGTTACCTATGGTAGTGCCAATATACTTGAGGATTTACATTTACAAGTACCTGAAGGGAAAATTACGGTTTTAGTAGGGGCTAACGGTAGTGGTAAATCAACATTATTACGTACGTTTGCCCGCTTAATAAAGCCAAAGAATGGTCATGTTTTATTAGATGGGAAAAAAATTCGAGATTTATCTACAAAATCAGTTGCGAAACAATTAGCGATACTGCCACAAGGACCAATAGCACCAGAAGGATTAACAGTTTTACAGCTAATTAAACAAGGTAGGTACCCTCATCAAAGCTGGATTAAGCAATGGTCCACAGAAGATGAACAGATTGTGAATCAAGCATTGGAGGCAACGCAGATGACGCCATTTGCTAATAGCCCTGTTAATGCATTATCTGGAGGGCAGCGACAGCGGGCGTGGATAGCGATGACATTGGCGCAAAAAACAGATTTAATTTTATTGGATGAGCCAACTACTTATTTAGACATGGCGCACCAAGTAGAAATTTTAGATTTATTATTTGATTTAAATAGCAGAGAAAATTGTACAGTTGTTATGGTTTTGCATGATTTAAATTTGGCCTGCCGTTATGCGCATCATATTGTAGCGGTGCGCGATAAAAAAGTTTATGCACAAGGAATGCCTGCAGATATTATTACGAATAATTTAGTGAAGGATGTATTTGGAATGGATTGTACAATTATGAATGATCCTCTTTTTGGAACACCTTTATGTGTGCCGCACGGAAAAGGCATGTGCTGTCTTAGAGACTGA
- a CDS encoding IucA/IucC family C-terminal-domain containing protein has translation MLNVQNNKLLTPSEVAILTENYRYTETKLPASPYSITSKALLCSENCRLYLQTISPIFNSTSLMVTASLFGKRYSVLTMGASLYTMSMLQKGLNISIDNVSVESSYQEELWLPRIGLIDAQVTLPISNRERWRDQILQSIFAENIAKVWSILSATTKVSKAVLWEHAAMYIHWFYETQFRQGASEVEIAYLEKDYQYIMSDAPGYIFGERKNPFTRYNTPKVMARGVDKPIRLRKTCCFYYLTSEEEHDYCISCPKMTT, from the coding sequence ATGTTAAATGTACAAAATAATAAACTATTAACGCCCTCAGAGGTTGCTATTTTAACAGAGAACTATCGTTACACGGAGACAAAATTGCCTGCATCACCTTATTCAATTACATCTAAGGCTTTGCTGTGCAGTGAGAATTGCCGTTTATATTTACAAACCATTTCACCGATTTTTAACTCCACTTCTTTAATGGTTACCGCTTCATTATTCGGGAAGCGTTATAGCGTTTTAACGATGGGTGCCTCTCTATATACGATGTCGATGCTACAGAAGGGGCTGAATATATCAATCGACAATGTAAGCGTGGAGTCAAGCTATCAAGAGGAATTATGGCTTCCACGTATAGGGCTAATAGATGCTCAAGTAACTTTGCCGATAAGTAACAGAGAAAGATGGCGAGATCAAATTTTACAATCAATTTTTGCTGAAAACATCGCAAAAGTATGGTCTATTTTGTCAGCTACTACTAAAGTTTCAAAGGCTGTTTTATGGGAACATGCGGCTATGTATATACATTGGTTTTATGAAACTCAATTTAGACAAGGTGCAAGTGAAGTTGAAATAGCCTACTTAGAAAAAGATTATCAGTACATTATGTCAGATGCTCCAGGCTATATATTTGGCGAGCGTAAAAATCCATTTACTAGATACAATACACCTAAGGTAATGGCAAGAGGTGTTGATAAGCCAATTAGACTACGTAAAACTTGCTGTTTTTATTATTTAACCTCTGAAGAAGAACATGATTATTGTATATCATGCCCCAAAATGACAACGTGA
- a CDS encoding cupin domain-containing protein: MYYVPYYVNVPMYSYGNQPMHLPVPYEAVLPNQAGYGNHNQLTTDFGKKPFVVDMEEATKLNNTYRTAIWSGNHLQITVMSLRVGEDIGLEMHPDVDQFLYIEQGQGVTQMGSSKDNLTFARNVYDDYAIVIPAGTWHNVTNIGNEPLKLFSIYAPPNHPFGTVHTTKADAMAAEAGYGH; encoded by the coding sequence ATGTACTATGTACCTTATTATGTAAATGTCCCAATGTATAGCTACGGTAATCAGCCTATGCACTTGCCTGTTCCTTATGAGGCAGTCCTTCCTAATCAAGCAGGCTATGGTAATCATAATCAATTGACTACCGATTTTGGAAAAAAACCTTTTGTGGTTGATATGGAAGAGGCAACTAAGCTTAATAATACGTACCGTACTGCTATTTGGTCAGGAAATCATTTGCAAATAACGGTTATGAGTCTCCGTGTTGGGGAGGATATTGGTTTAGAAATGCATCCAGATGTTGATCAGTTTTTATATATAGAACAAGGGCAAGGGGTTACTCAAATGGGGAGTAGTAAAGATAATTTAACCTTTGCTAGAAATGTCTATGATGATTATGCCATCGTCATACCTGCTGGAACATGGCACAATGTAACCAATATAGGAAATGAGCCATTAAAGCTATTTTCGATTTATGCTCCTCCTAACCATCCATTTGGAACAGTTCATACTACAAAAGCAGATGCAATGGCTGCGGAAGCGGGTTATGGTCATTAG